In one Thunnus maccoyii chromosome 12, fThuMac1.1, whole genome shotgun sequence genomic region, the following are encoded:
- the LOC121909253 gene encoding tripartite motif-containing protein 16-like has protein sequence MAQQGAQLDQETISCSICLDLLKDPVTIPCGHSYCMSCIKTHWNGKDQRKIYSCPQCRQTFTPRPVLVKSTMLADLVEQLKKTGLQAAPADHCYAGPEDVACDVCTERKLRALKSCLVCLVSYCEKHLQPHYESVAFEKHKLVDPLEKLQENICCRHGEVMKMFCRTDQQSICYLCSVDEHKGHDTVSAAAERTERQRELEVSRQNIHQRIQDREEDVKLLQQEVDAVSCSADKAVEDSEKIFTELIRLIQKRSSDVKQQIRSQQETEVSRVKELQEKLEQDITELKRKDAELKQFSHTEDHNQFLHNYPSLSQLSASIDSSSINIHPLRYFEDVTAAVSKLRDKLQDILREKWTNISLAGTEVDVLLSQPEPKTRAEFLKYSCEITLDPNTANTKMLLSEGNRKTKLKSQQQSYSSHPDRFTVWRQVLSRESLTGRCYWEVEWSGGGVYVAVAYKNISRAGDSNECKFGHNDKSWALRCYPKSYTFWFNKVSTPVSGPGSSRVGVYLDHSAGILSFYSVSETMTLLHRVQTTFTQPLYAGLWLCYLRDTAEFCKLK, from the coding sequence atggcgCAGCAAGGAGCTCAGCTGGACCAGGAAACAATCTCttgttcgatctgtctggatctactgaaggatccggtgactattccctgtggacacagctactgcatgagctgtattaaaacacactgGAATGGAAAGGATCAgaggaagatctacagctgccctcagtgcagacagaccttcacaccgaggcctgtcctggtaAAAAgcaccatgttagcagatttAGTGGAGCaactgaagaagactggactccaagctgctcctgctgatcactgctatgctggacctgaagatgtggcctgtgatgtctgcactgagAGGAAGCTGAGAGCtctcaagtcctgtctggtgtgtctggtTTCTTATTGTGAGAAACACCTCCAACCTCATTATGAATCTGTTGCAtttgaaaaacacaagctggtcgaccccttggagaagctccaggagaacatctgctgtCGTCATggtgaggtgatgaagatgttctgccgtactgatcagcagagtatctgttatctctgctctgtggatgaacataaaggccacgacacagtctcagctgcagcagaaaggactgagaggcagagagagctcgaggtgagtcgacaaaacatccatcagagaatccaggacagagaggaagatgtgaagctgcttcaacaggaggtggatgCCGTCAGttgctctgctgataaagcagtggaggacagtgagaagatcttcactgagctgatccgtctcatccagaaaagaagctctgatgtgaagcagcagatcagatcccagcaggaaactgaagtgagtcgagtcaaagagcttcaggagaagctggagcaggacatcactgagctgaagaggaaagacgctgaactgaagcagttctcacacacagaggatcacaaccagtttctacacaactacccctcactgtcacaactcagtgcatctatagactcatccagcatcaatatccatcctctgagatactttgaggatgtgacagcagctgtgtcaaaACTCAGAGATAAAttacaggacatcctgagggagaaatggacaaacatctcattGGCAGGGACTGAAGTGGATGTTTTACTGTCACaaccagaacccaagaccagagctgagttcttaaaatattcatgtgaaatcacactggatccaaacacagcgaatacaaaaatgttattatctgaggggaacagaaaaacaaaactaaagagTCAACAACAATCGtattctagtcacccagacagattcactgtaTGGcgtcaggtcctgagtagagagagtctgactggacgttgttactgggaggtggagtggagcgGGGGAGGAGTTTatgtagcagtcgcatacaagaatatcagcagagcaggagactcaaatgaatgtaaatttggacacaatgacaaatcttgggcTTTGAGATGTTACCCTAAAAGTTATACATTTTGGTTCAACAAAGTCTCAACTCCTgtctcaggtcctggttcctccagagtaggagtgtacctggatcacagtgcaggtattctgtccttctacagcgtctctgaaaccatgactctcctccacagagtccagaccacattcactcagcctctctatgctggactttgGCTTTGTTATTTAAGAGACACAGCTGAGTtctgtaaactcaaatag
- the LOC121909269 gene encoding histone H2B 3-like: protein MPDPVKAPKKGSKKAVSKATKTGKKKRKTRKESYAIYVYKVLKQVHPDTGISSKAMGIMNSFVGDIFERIAGEASRLAHYNKRSTITSREIQTAVRLLLPGELAKHAVSEGTKAVTKYTSSK from the coding sequence ATGCCTGATCCAGTTAAGGCCCCGAAGAAAGGCTCCAAGAAGGCCGTGTCTAAAGCCACCAAGACCggcaagaagaagagaaagaccaGGAAGGAGAGCTACGCCATCTACGTGTACAAGGTGCTGAAGCAGGTCCACCCCGACACCGGCATCTCCTCCAAGGCCATGGGCATCATGAACTCCTTTGTGGGGGACATATTTGAGCGCATCGCCGGTGAGGCTTCCCGCCTTGCTCACTACAACAAGCGCTCCACCATCACCTCCAGGGAGATCCAGACCGCCGTCCGCCTGCTGCTGCCCGGTGAGCTGGCCAAACACGCCGTGTCTGAGGGCACCAAGGCTGTCACCAAGTACACCAGCTCCAAGTAA
- the LOC121909276 gene encoding histone H4, which produces MSGRGKGGKGLGKGGAKRHRKVLRDNIQGITKPAIRRLARRGGVKRISGLIYEETRGVLKVFLENVIRDAVTYTEHAKRKTVTAMDVVYALKRQGRTLYGFGG; this is translated from the coding sequence ATGAGTGGTAGAGGAAAAGGCGGTAAGGGACTCGGTAAAGGAGGCGCTAAGCGTCACCGCAAAGTTCTCCGTGATAACATCCAGGGAATCACTAAGCCCGCCATCCGCCGTCTGGCTCGCCGTGGTGGTGTGAAGCGTATCTCCGGTCTGATCTACGAGGAGACCCGCGGAGTGTTGAAGGTGTTCCTGGAGAATGTGATCCGTGATGCCGTCACCTACACCGAGCATGCCAAGAGGAAGACCGTGACCGCCATGGATGTGGTTTATGCTCTGAAGAGGCAGGGACGCACTCTGTACGGCTTCGGAGGTTAA
- the LOC121909257 gene encoding histone H1-like: MAEVAPAPAAAPAKAAKKKVSKPKKTGPSVSELIVKAVAASKERSGVSAAALKKALAAGGYDVEKNKARVKTAIKSLVAKGTLVQTKGTGASGSFKMNKKVETKAKKPVKKAAPKAKKPAAKKPAAAKKPKTAAAKKTAAAKKSPKKVKKPAAAKKAAKSPKKATKSPKKVAKKAPAAKKAPAKKVAKPKAKKAAPKKK, translated from the coding sequence ATGGCAGAAGTAGCTCCAGCTCCCGCCGCCGCCCCGGCTAAAGCCGCCAAGAAGAAGGTTTCCAAGCCGAAGAAGACTGGCCCCAGCGTCAGCGAGCTCATTGTTAAGGCTGTGGCCGCATCCAAGGAGCGGAGCGGCGTGTCTGCAGCCGCCCTCAAAAAGGCTCTGGCTGCCGGAGGTTACGATGTGGAGAAGAACAAGGCCCGCGTCAAGACCGCCATCAAGAGCCTGGTGGCCAAGGGGACTCTGGTCCAGACCAAGGGGACCGGGGCCTCCGGCTCCTTCAAGATGAACAAGAAGGTTGAAACCAAGGCCAAGAAGCCCGTAAAGAAAGCTGCTCCTAAAGCCAAGAAGCCCGCCGCCAAGAAACCCGCAGCGGCTAAGAAGCCCAAGACAGCGGCAGCCAAGAAGACAGCAGCTGCTAAGAAATCCCCCAAGAAGGTCAAGAAGCCCGCAGCGGCCAAGAAAGCAGCCAAGAGCCCCAAGAAGGCCACCAAGAGTCCCAAGAAAGTGGCCAAAAAGGCCCCTGCAGCCAAGAAAGCCCCCGCAAAGAAGGTGGCCAAACCCAAAGCCAAGAAGGCAGCACCCAAGAAGAAGTGA
- the LOC121909265 gene encoding histone H2A-like, producing MSGRGKTGGKARAKAKTRSSRAGLQFPVGRVHRLLRKGNYAERVGAGAPVYLAAVLEYLTAEILELAGNAARDNKKTRIIPRHLQLAVRNDEELNKLLGGVTIAQGGVLPNIQAVLLPKKTEKPAKK from the coding sequence ATGAGTGGAAGAGGCAAAACCGGAGGCAAAGCCCGTGCTAAGGCAAAGACCCGCTCTTCTCGTGCCGGGCTCCAGTTCCCAGTCGGCCGTGTTCACAGGCTGCTGCGCAAAGGCAACTATGCAGAGCGTGTGGGTGCCGGCGCCCCCGTCTACCTGGCGGCTGTGCTGGAGTACCTGACCGCTGAGATCCTGGAGCTGGCTGGAAACGCTGCTCGCGACAACAAGAAGACCAGGATCATCCCCCGTCACCTGCAGCTGGCTGTCCGCAACGACGAGGAGCTCAACAAACTGCTGGGCGGAGTAACCATCGCTCAGGGCGGTGTGCTGCCCAACATCCAGGCTGTCCTGCTGCCCAAGAAGACCGAGAAGCCCGCCAAGAAGTAA
- the LOC121909260 gene encoding histone H3, which yields MARTKQTARKSTGGKAPRKQLATKAARKSAPATGGVKKPHRYRPGTVALREIRRYQKSTELLIRKLPFQRLVREIAQDFKTDLRFQSSAVMALQEASEAYLVGLFEDTNLCAIHAKRVTIMPKDIQLARRIRGERA from the coding sequence ATGGCAAGAACCAAGCAGACCGCCCGTAAATCTACCGGAGGCAAAGCCCCCAGAAAGCAGCTGGCCACCAAGGCTGCCCGTAAGAGCGCCCCGGCCACCGGCGGCGTCAAGAAGCCTCACCGTTACAGGCCCGGTACCGTGGCTCTCAGAGAGATCCGTCGCTACCAGAAATCCACCGAGCTGCTGATCCGCAAGCTGCCCTTCCAGCGCCTGGTCAGAGAAATCGCTCAGGATTTCAAGACCGACCTGCGCTTCCAGAGCTCCGCTGTCATGGCTCTGCAGGAGGCCAGCGAGGCTTACTTGGTCGGCCTGTTCGAGGACACCAACCTGTGCGCCATCCACGCCAAGAGGGTCACCATCATGCCTAAAGACATCCAGCTGGCCCGTCGTATCCGTGGAGAGAGAGCTTAA
- the LOC121908998 gene encoding tripartite motif-containing protein 16-like yields MAQQGAQLDGEKFCCSICLDLLKDPVTIPCGHSYCMSCIKSFWDEEEKKIHSCPQCRQAFTPRPVLMKNTMLADLMEELKKTGLQAAPADHCYAGPEDVACDVCTGRKLKALKSCLVCLISYCQKHLQLHYESAAFEKHKLVDPSKKLQENICSRHEEVMKMFCRTDQQSICYLCSVDEHKGHDTVSAAAERTERQRELEVSRQNIQQRIQDREKDVKLLQQEVEAVSRSADKAVEDSEKIFTELIRLIQKRSSDVKQQIRSQQETEVSRVKELQEKLEQEITELKRKDAELKQLSHTEDHNQFLHNYPSLSQLSEPTDSSSINIRPLRYFEDVTAAVSELRDQLQDILREKWTNISSRQHHISLPQAEPKTRAEFLKYAREITLDPNTANTCVLLSEGNRKAALTSPQSYSSHPDRFTGYLQVMSRESLTGRCYWEVEWRGGGVYVAVAYKNIRRAGRSDECGFGHNEKSWALDCYTDGYNFVFNSVSTLVSDPRSSRVGVYLDHRAGILSFYSVSETMTLLHRVQTTFTQPLYAGLWVYYIGTTAEFCKLK; encoded by the coding sequence ATGGCGCAGCAAGGAGCTCAGCTGGACGGAGAAAAATTCTGctgttcgatctgtctggatctactgaaggatccagtgactattccctgtggacacagctactgcatgagctgtattaaaagcttttgggatgaagaggagaagaaaatccacagctgccctcagtgcagacaggccttcacaccgaggcctgtcctgatgaaaaacaccatgttagcagatttaatggaggagctgaagaagactggactccaagctgctcctgctgatcactgctatgctggacctgaagatgtggcctgtgatgtctgcactgggaggaagctgaaagccctcaagtcctgtctggtgtgtctgatCTCTTACTGTCAGAAACACCTTCAGCTTCACTATGAATCTGCTGcatttgaaaaacacaagttgGTCGACCCCTccaagaagctccaggagaacatctgctctcgtcatgaggaggtgatgaagatgttctgccgtactgatcagcagagtatctgttatctctgttctgtggatgaacataaaggccacgacacagtctcagctgcagcagaaaggactgagaggcagagagagctcgaggtgagtcgacaaaacatccagcagagaatccaggacagagagaaagatgtgaagctgcttcaacaggaggtggaggctgtcagtcgctctgctgataaagcagtggaggacagtgagaagatcttcactgagctgatccgtctcatccagaaaagaagctctgatgtgaagcagcagatcagatcccagcaggaaactgaagtgagtcgagtcaaagagcttcaggagaagctggagcaggagatcactgagctgaagaggaaagacgctgaactgaagcagctctcacacacagaggatcacaaccagtttctacacaactacccctcactgtcacaactcagtgaacctacagactcatccagcatcaatatccgtcctctgagatactttgaggatgtgacagcagctgtgtcagagctcagagatcaactacaggacatcctgagggagaaatggacaaacatctcatcACGACAACATCACATTTCGCTGCCACAAGCAGAGCCCAAGACAAGAGCTGAATTCTTAAAATATGCGCGTGAAATtacactggatccaaacacgGCAAACACATGTGTGTTATTATCTGAagggaacagaaaagcagcactAACAAGTCCACAATCGtattctagtcacccagacagattcactggaTATTTGCAGGTCATGAgcagagagagtctgactggacgttgttactgggaggtggagtggagagggggaggagttTATGTAGCAGTTGCATACAAGAATATAAGAAGAGCAGGGAGGTCAGATGAATGTGGATTTGGACACAATGAGAAATCTTGGGCTTTAGATTGTTACACTGATGGTTATAATTTTGTGTTCAACAGTGTCTCAACTCTTGTCTCAGATCCTcgttcctccagagtaggagtgtatctggatcacagagcaggtattctgtccttctacagcgtctctgaaaccatgactcttctccacagagtccagaccacattcactcagcctctctatgctggactttgGGTTTATTATATTGGAACCACAGCTGAGTtctgtaaactcaaatag